The following are from one region of the Rhodopirellula sp. P2 genome:
- a CDS encoding helix-turn-helix domain-containing protein, whose translation MASYLSLEDAAKQLGIPADKLIDLRSQGQVRGFRDGSSWKFPEAEIERLKDELPNMSGLGSGILAVDGGGSKIGSVIGGDSSASDDSGLDLDIDSLAGGSDVNLIASDSGDGSDVTIVPGGKADSDAPLKIDLDDLNLSGSALSHDSGELDLESATPGPQADGDSDEFNLGSSLELNSDSDDLSLEPVKGTTPGSPAKNQSDLSGLDGEDSDGDLDLGDIGSDEQASSLELMGDLDLDSSPSAIESKSHAGSDVLSELDLLAGDAGGSGLLSGSGDLLGSSLMSVESGGSSGVDDALADDDDLIIADDDDDLVVSGAGSDISIAGDSGINLMSPSDSGLSLESEPLDLAGSSISALDLGAELNEGSGTGSGRSGSGLVPASEMGSGIDFKGDDEFQLSASGMQLDGNEESASQVIEVVDSGAVDIEEVDFDSADQVDAFGDAGDSGFAMDDDVAEVDALGDPMDADDGLIDENAAVAAAGAGMRGGYEVPFTLLQTVGLLLILSVMSLGGMLMTDLVRNMWSYAEPSAPVSALTDMLISVAGWGQ comes from the coding sequence ATGGCCTCTTATTTGTCTCTCGAAGACGCCGCCAAACAACTCGGAATTCCCGCCGACAAACTGATTGATCTTCGCAGCCAAGGTCAGGTCCGGGGCTTTCGCGATGGTTCCAGCTGGAAGTTCCCCGAGGCAGAGATCGAGCGTCTGAAGGATGAACTTCCCAATATGTCCGGACTGGGGTCCGGAATCTTGGCGGTTGATGGTGGCGGATCCAAGATCGGATCCGTGATCGGTGGTGACAGCTCGGCCAGCGATGACAGCGGGTTGGATCTGGACATCGATTCCCTTGCCGGCGGCAGCGACGTCAACCTGATCGCCAGTGATTCGGGTGACGGCAGCGACGTGACCATCGTGCCAGGCGGAAAAGCCGACAGCGACGCGCCTCTGAAGATCGATCTGGATGATTTGAATCTGTCCGGTTCGGCACTGTCGCACGACAGTGGGGAATTGGACTTGGAATCGGCAACGCCCGGGCCTCAAGCCGACGGTGATAGCGACGAATTCAATCTCGGGAGTTCTTTGGAACTGAACAGCGATTCAGATGATCTGTCGCTGGAACCCGTCAAAGGTACCACTCCCGGTTCCCCAGCCAAAAATCAGTCGGACTTGTCCGGGCTGGACGGAGAAGACAGCGACGGGGATCTGGACCTTGGTGACATTGGTTCGGATGAACAGGCCAGCAGCCTCGAATTGATGGGCGATTTGGATCTGGACAGCAGCCCGTCTGCCATCGAATCGAAAAGCCACGCGGGCAGTGATGTCTTGAGCGAACTGGATTTGTTGGCCGGCGACGCGGGCGGAAGCGGACTGCTTTCCGGCAGCGGCGATTTGCTGGGCAGCTCACTGATGTCGGTCGAGTCAGGCGGTTCGTCTGGTGTCGATGACGCCTTGGCGGACGACGACGATCTGATCATCGCGGATGACGACGATGACTTGGTGGTCAGCGGTGCAGGCAGCGACATTTCCATCGCCGGGGACAGTGGCATCAACTTGATGAGCCCGTCCGACAGTGGTTTGTCACTGGAAAGTGAGCCATTGGATTTGGCTGGCAGCAGCATTTCCGCCTTGGATCTGGGTGCTGAGCTGAACGAAGGTTCCGGGACAGGAAGCGGTCGCAGTGGAAGTGGCCTGGTCCCCGCCAGCGAAATGGGGTCGGGGATCGATTTCAAAGGCGATGACGAGTTCCAACTGTCGGCCTCGGGCATGCAGCTCGATGGCAACGAGGAAAGTGCTTCGCAAGTGATCGAAGTGGTGGATTCCGGAGCCGTCGACATTGAAGAAGTGGATTTCGATTCTGCCGATCAGGTCGACGCTTTTGGCGACGCCGGTGACAGCGGTTTCGCAATGGACGATGACGTCGCGGAAGTTGACGCGTTGGGCGATCCAATGGACGCCGATGACGGCTTGATCGACGAAAACGCAGCCGTCGCAGCAGCGGGGGCAGGCATGCGGGGCGGATATGAAGTCCCGTTCACCTTGCTGCAAACCGTTGGCCTGCTGCTGATCCTCAGTGTGATGAGCTTGGGCGGCATGTTGATGACCGACCTGGTTCGCAACATGTGGAGCTACGCCGAGCCTTCGGCTCCCGTGAGCGCACTGACCGACATGCTGATCAGCGTGGCCGGTTGGG
- a CDS encoding MotA/TolQ/ExbB proton channel family protein: protein MKPHNFNVNDTLSPADHWGEPVEPPTELQGIGQAADSDAAASPSTTESVNLVDAPSMISKVVTTVGPIGLGLALSGVFYGVVFGANWAPLNRYFLGHPVAVAAAILFCVAIAILAVRAVQIARDRHQLELLRDEDLLAHSTSAASTSPAQRWLQENDAGAIARVWRKSLRSLPSATRNSLLVRRLNEVLGRQSHRSGTGDLPQDLRELSERDADAAHDSYGLIRIIVWAIPMLGFLGTVIGITQTLGGLDFTDGTAAVDRLKSGLYVAFDTTALGLVLSVLAIFLQFPVERSQQTLLADVDQRVRDLVSEALPSDDAGDSQTALVTQLCDGIRVAVQESLATQAKLWRETIEEAQASWRTQHNEGSEQFRKLMQASLQPALTSHADRIEATVSRLDTIGNGVSQTLQDQTKAWNDAMHTTAVEVQTHRRTLMTHTEAMTALAAQQSLQTHHDAPVVELDPVMGDAMRTLARAVDSLSQRLPAAKVPSGRDDSTNNRRAA, encoded by the coding sequence ATGAAGCCTCACAATTTCAACGTCAACGACACGCTTTCTCCCGCGGATCACTGGGGAGAACCGGTGGAGCCTCCGACGGAATTGCAGGGCATTGGGCAGGCCGCCGACAGCGACGCTGCTGCGTCTCCTTCGACCACGGAGTCTGTGAATCTGGTCGATGCGCCTTCGATGATTTCCAAAGTCGTCACCACCGTCGGTCCGATTGGATTGGGCTTGGCCCTGTCCGGGGTCTTCTACGGCGTCGTGTTCGGCGCCAACTGGGCTCCGCTGAATCGCTACTTCCTCGGTCACCCCGTGGCGGTCGCCGCCGCCATTCTGTTCTGCGTCGCCATCGCGATTCTCGCGGTTCGCGCCGTGCAGATCGCTCGGGATCGGCATCAATTGGAATTGTTGCGTGATGAAGACCTGCTGGCACACTCGACGAGTGCCGCGTCGACCTCCCCCGCACAACGATGGTTGCAGGAAAATGACGCTGGAGCGATCGCTCGTGTCTGGCGAAAATCTTTGCGTTCACTTCCTTCCGCAACACGAAACTCGCTGCTGGTTCGTCGTCTCAACGAAGTGCTGGGACGCCAATCCCATCGCAGCGGGACCGGCGATCTGCCGCAAGATTTGCGTGAGCTTTCCGAACGCGACGCGGATGCCGCTCACGATTCCTACGGCCTGATCCGGATCATCGTCTGGGCCATTCCGATGCTGGGATTTTTGGGGACGGTCATCGGGATCACCCAAACCCTGGGCGGTTTGGACTTCACCGATGGAACCGCCGCCGTCGATCGATTGAAAAGCGGTCTGTATGTTGCCTTTGACACCACCGCCTTGGGCCTGGTGTTGTCGGTGCTGGCAATCTTCTTGCAGTTCCCCGTCGAACGCTCCCAACAAACCTTGTTGGCAGACGTTGACCAACGTGTTCGCGATTTGGTTTCGGAAGCACTGCCCAGTGACGATGCGGGCGACAGCCAAACCGCGTTGGTCACCCAGTTGTGCGACGGCATTCGAGTCGCCGTGCAAGAGTCGCTGGCAACGCAAGCCAAGCTGTGGCGAGAGACAATCGAAGAGGCCCAAGCCTCCTGGCGAACGCAGCACAACGAAGGCTCGGAACAATTCCGAAAATTGATGCAGGCCTCCTTGCAACCAGCACTGACCAGTCACGCAGATCGGATCGAAGCCACCGTGTCTCGCTTGGACACGATCGGAAACGGCGTCAGCCAGACGTTGCAGGATCAAACCAAGGCCTGGAACGACGCGATGCATACCACCGCGGTGGAAGTGCAAACGCATCGGCGCACGTTGATGACGCACACCGAAGCCATGACCGCGCTGGCCGCCCAACAAAGCTTGCAAACGCACCACGACGCCCCCGTCGTGGAACTGGATCCCGTGATGGGCGACGCGATGCGAACCTTGGCTCGTGCCGTCGACTCATTGTCACAACGTTTGCCCGCTGCGAAAGTTCCCAGCGGTCGTGATGACTCCACCAACAACAGGCGTGCGGCATGA
- a CDS encoding lactate/malate dehydrogenase family protein, translating to MKITLVGTGRVGSAIAFGLTINPLASELLLLNRSREKAEGDAMDLTHAAALANSNMKIQAGDIADSKDSDVIVFTASVPFRYPGQTRLEMGRDNMPILREWMPALAEASPNAIVVMVSNPVDALTYETIRLTGFDSTRVIGTGTLVDSIRYRALLSTELQIHAEDIRAYILGEHGDTQFAASSIAMTGGERFYPSDTSRRMFEETKAMGYEVFRLKGHTSYGIAMATINILDSIVYDLRHTLPVSVLVNGYLDVKDVCLSLPAVIGRQGITRVLRPTLSDDEQAAFRHSAEVVKQTLAEMEDVS from the coding sequence ATGAAGATCACATTGGTTGGCACGGGACGGGTTGGGTCCGCGATTGCGTTTGGATTGACGATCAATCCTTTGGCCAGCGAATTGCTGCTGCTCAATCGTTCCCGTGAGAAAGCCGAAGGGGACGCGATGGATTTGACGCACGCCGCGGCGCTCGCCAACAGCAACATGAAGATTCAGGCGGGAGACATCGCGGATTCCAAAGACTCCGATGTGATCGTGTTCACCGCCTCGGTGCCCTTTCGGTACCCCGGTCAAACACGTTTGGAAATGGGCCGGGACAACATGCCCATCCTTCGGGAGTGGATGCCGGCGTTGGCGGAAGCGAGTCCCAACGCGATCGTCGTGATGGTCAGCAACCCCGTCGACGCGCTGACCTACGAAACCATCCGCTTGACGGGGTTTGATTCCACCCGCGTCATCGGCACAGGGACGTTGGTGGACAGCATTCGGTACCGAGCGTTGTTGTCGACCGAATTGCAGATCCACGCCGAAGACATCCGTGCGTACATCTTGGGCGAGCACGGTGACACTCAATTCGCAGCGTCATCCATCGCGATGACGGGTGGAGAGCGATTCTATCCCAGCGACACGTCCCGGCGAATGTTCGAAGAAACCAAGGCGATGGGATACGAGGTGTTTCGTTTGAAGGGGCACACGTCGTACGGGATCGCCATGGCGACGATCAACATTCTGGACAGCATCGTTTATGACCTGCGACACACCTTGCCGGTCAGTGTTCTGGTCAATGGTTACCTGGACGTGAAAGACGTTTGCCTTTCTTTGCCCGCGGTGATCGGACGCCAAGGAATCACGCGCGTGTTGCGTCCGACTTTGTCCGACGACGAACAGGCGGCGTTTCGTCATTCGGCCGAGGTCGTCAAGCAAACGTTGGCCGAAATGGAAGACGTCAGCTAG